One window of Oscillibacter hominis genomic DNA carries:
- the yfmH gene encoding EF-P 5-aminopentanol modification-associated protein YfmH, with translation MNKTNYDRIGESVYETTLPNGLKLYVVPKEHHAKSYAFFATRYGGMDLRFLRDGQWLDTPAGIAHYLEHKMFDTKEGNALQELAKNGAEPNAFTSNAITAYYFDSTEHFEENLKILLSFVTVPYFTKASVAKEQGIIGQEIRMIEDNPEWQVYTRMMQCLYEKSTARVSVAGTVESISHITAETLYDCHKAFYTPSNMVLCVVGNVDPQRIMDLVYQELPGRGAAAPIERDYGGQEPDAVSQKETEMRMEVSMPMFLSGYRCTPPGKGEELRESIVGEIACDVLLGDSSPLYARLYDKGLINGTFGGAFEMLPGVAYLYAGGDSRDPRAVAESITEEAGRLVREGIDETYFQQIRKSTFGSMIRSLNSFENIAMLLSEGYFKGYDACRFPEVFDTVDREDIIRFLRENIVESRRALSMILPKD, from the coding sequence GTGAACAAAACCAACTACGACCGCATTGGGGAATCCGTTTACGAGACGACGCTGCCCAACGGGCTGAAGCTCTATGTGGTGCCCAAGGAGCACCACGCCAAGAGCTACGCCTTTTTCGCCACCCGCTACGGCGGCATGGACCTCCGGTTTTTAAGGGACGGGCAGTGGCTGGACACCCCGGCGGGTATTGCCCACTACCTGGAGCACAAGATGTTCGACACCAAGGAGGGGAATGCCCTCCAGGAATTGGCGAAGAACGGGGCGGAGCCGAACGCCTTTACTTCCAACGCCATCACGGCCTATTATTTTGACTCCACCGAGCACTTTGAGGAGAATTTGAAAATCCTGCTCTCCTTTGTGACCGTGCCCTATTTCACCAAGGCCAGCGTGGCCAAGGAGCAGGGGATCATCGGCCAGGAGATCCGCATGATCGAGGACAACCCGGAATGGCAGGTCTACACCCGGATGATGCAGTGTCTCTATGAAAAGAGCACGGCGCGGGTCAGCGTGGCAGGCACGGTGGAGAGCATTTCCCACATCACCGCCGAGACGCTCTATGATTGCCACAAGGCCTTTTACACGCCCTCCAACATGGTGCTGTGCGTGGTGGGCAACGTGGACCCCCAGCGCATCATGGACCTTGTTTACCAGGAGCTGCCCGGCCGGGGAGCTGCGGCTCCCATTGAGCGGGATTACGGCGGACAGGAGCCGGACGCAGTCAGCCAAAAGGAGACCGAGATGCGGATGGAGGTCTCCATGCCCATGTTCCTCAGCGGGTATCGCTGTACGCCGCCGGGGAAAGGGGAGGAGCTCCGGGAGAGCATTGTGGGCGAAATCGCCTGCGATGTGCTGTTGGGGGACTCCAGCCCGCTCTATGCAAGGCTCTATGACAAGGGGCTGATCAACGGCACCTTTGGCGGCGCTTTTGAGATGCTGCCCGGCGTGGCCTATCTCTACGCCGGAGGGGACAGCAGAGACCCCAGGGCTGTGGCGGAGAGTATCACGGAGGAGGCCGGGCGGCTGGTTCGGGAGGGGATCGACGAGACCTACTTCCAGCAGATCCGCAAGTCCACCTTCGGCTCCATGATCCGGTCCCTGAACTCCTTTGAGAACATCGCCATGCTGTTGTCGGAAGGGTATTTTAAAGGATACGACGCCTGCCGGTTTCCCGAGGTCTTTGACACCGTGGACCGGGAGGACATCATTCGTTTCCTGCGGGAGAACATTGTGGAGAGCCGCCGGGCGCTGTCGATGATCCTGCCGAAGGACTAA
- a CDS encoding DUF2812 domain-containing protein: protein MRSKKRRVESFLFYQYTDIERHLTRMAERGWQLEAITSFGWRYRRAEPKRLTYSVTYFADASEFDPEPTEDQQVYLDYCAQAGWRFVAQWAQMQIFCSEEEHPVPIETDEQEKFRAICRSMKKNYLPGNLLLLGCCLLQMFTQSQLFFDNPIMSLATSTTLTNFAVWLLLAIHLGGSLFLYWRWKRRTAAAVAQGGPCTASTSKWPQWSGRVAVILLVLSQAQYFFLQNNGRTGWVYLIYGLFFMLAILLPVLGVKQLCKKLKADRITNVVFTTLAAIVVSILATMVLTKVVFWSIDHGVLEESQPETVTVTTDRGQTYMVDVYHDDLPLTIEDLQDEGFDQYSYARDHQESIFLRREAGLQTPYLYPGDAPELYYARLTPKLPLVYRFCRWELTRPFASIGVDYEMTPIDPAPWRAEAAYQKRALNPYHDDLFEGYYVLCYENMLLSLRTDLPLTEEQIAVIVDRLVQ from the coding sequence ATGCGGAGTAAGAAGCGCAGAGTGGAGTCCTTCCTCTTTTATCAGTACACGGACATTGAGCGTCACCTGACCAGGATGGCGGAGCGGGGCTGGCAGCTGGAGGCCATCACCTCTTTCGGGTGGCGGTACCGCCGGGCGGAGCCAAAGCGCCTTACCTATTCCGTCACCTATTTTGCCGACGCCTCGGAGTTTGACCCCGAACCCACAGAAGACCAGCAGGTCTATCTGGACTACTGCGCCCAGGCCGGATGGCGCTTTGTGGCCCAGTGGGCCCAAATGCAAATCTTCTGCTCAGAAGAGGAGCACCCAGTGCCCATCGAAACGGATGAACAGGAGAAGTTCCGGGCCATCTGCCGCTCCATGAAAAAGAATTACCTGCCCGGCAACCTCCTGCTCCTTGGCTGCTGCCTGCTCCAGATGTTTACCCAGAGCCAGCTCTTTTTCGACAACCCCATCATGAGCCTGGCCACCAGTACCACGCTCACCAATTTCGCCGTCTGGCTCCTTTTGGCCATTCATCTGGGCGGTTCACTTTTCCTCTACTGGCGCTGGAAGCGGCGTACCGCCGCAGCTGTGGCCCAGGGCGGCCCCTGCACGGCCAGCACCAGCAAATGGCCCCAGTGGAGCGGACGTGTGGCCGTTATTTTGCTGGTGCTCTCCCAGGCCCAGTACTTTTTCCTGCAAAACAACGGCCGGACCGGTTGGGTCTATCTGATCTACGGGCTCTTTTTCATGCTGGCGATCCTGCTTCCTGTCCTTGGGGTGAAGCAGCTGTGCAAAAAGCTGAAGGCTGACCGGATCACCAACGTCGTTTTCACCACATTAGCCGCCATAGTGGTCAGCATTTTGGCCACGATGGTCCTGACCAAGGTGGTTTTCTGGTCCATTGACCATGGCGTCCTGGAAGAGTCCCAGCCGGAGACTGTGACCGTCACCACGGACCGTGGGCAGACCTACATGGTGGACGTCTACCACGACGACCTTCCCCTGACAATAGAGGACCTGCAGGACGAGGGATTTGACCAGTACTCCTATGCCCGGGACCATCAGGAGAGCATTTTCCTCCGCCGGGAGGCAGGTCTCCAGACACCTTATCTCTATCCGGGCGACGCACCGGAGCTCTACTACGCCCGGCTGACGCCGAAGCTGCCGCTGGTCTACCGCTTCTGCCGCTGGGAGCTGACCCGGCCCTTTGCGTCTATTGGAGTGGACTATGAGATGACCCCCATTGACCCAGCGCCCTGGCGGGCGGAGGCCGCCTACCAAAAGCGGGCCCTCAACCCATACCACGACGACCTC
- a CDS encoding PadR family transcriptional regulator: MAREQFETLTEQMFYILLCLQSECYGTDMMERIRSMTGGRVSVGPGTLYNLLDRFLSAGMIRETKVEGRKRSYLITGAGLEALEQEYRRLGMLRADYRTYGRKELDGHAE, from the coding sequence GTGGCACGGGAACAGTTTGAAACACTGACGGAGCAGATGTTTTACATCCTGCTCTGTTTGCAGTCGGAGTGTTACGGCACAGATATGATGGAGCGGATCCGCTCCATGACCGGCGGCCGGGTCTCCGTGGGGCCGGGCACGCTCTACAACCTGCTGGACCGCTTCCTTTCCGCCGGCATGATCCGGGAAACCAAGGTGGAGGGGCGAAAGCGCAGCTACCTCATCACCGGCGCGGGCCTTGAGGCATTGGAGCAGGAGTACCGGCGCTTAGGGATGCTGCGGGCGGATTACCGCACCTATGGGAGAAAGGAGCTGGATGGTCATGCGGAGTAA
- the yfmF gene encoding EF-P 5-aminopentanol modification-associated protein YfmF produces MRRMELGQGVYFTYLPSDKFKTSFLSAQFVTPLRAETASAHALIPAVLRRGTARYPDMQSLSAALDLLYGARVEYTVRKKGENQCVGFVSSFIDDAYTPGGEKLLEPVAELIGEMILSPATKNGRFLGAYVEGEKANLIDAIRGIVNDKRDYADRRLLQEMCGEEPYGVSRFGEEKDVERITPAKLNESYRRLIASSRLELFYIGSASLERVRLALEEAFSTLPREEVGEPAVTTTRPAPEEPRYVAEEMDVTQGKLSMGFRCGSDDTPAMLLANALFGGTSNSKLFLNVREKLSLCYFATSQYHRKKNLVTVSSGIETKNYQKAYDEIMAQLKAVQQGRLEDWELEGARSTMTNAFRTMEDSQGRLEDFYLGQAATGQSETPEDMIAELDGVTLERILAAAAQIRLDTVYFLKGKEQTA; encoded by the coding sequence ATGAGAAGAATGGAGCTTGGACAGGGCGTGTACTTCACATACCTGCCATCCGATAAATTCAAGACCAGCTTTCTCTCCGCCCAGTTTGTGACGCCGCTGCGGGCCGAGACGGCATCCGCCCATGCGCTGATCCCGGCGGTGCTGCGCCGGGGCACGGCCCGTTACCCGGACATGCAGAGCCTTTCCGCGGCACTGGACCTGCTCTATGGCGCCCGGGTGGAATACACGGTGCGCAAAAAGGGTGAAAACCAGTGTGTGGGCTTTGTCTCCAGCTTCATCGACGACGCCTACACCCCGGGCGGGGAGAAGCTGCTGGAGCCGGTGGCGGAGCTGATCGGAGAGATGATCCTGTCCCCGGCCACAAAAAATGGCCGCTTCCTTGGCGCCTATGTGGAGGGGGAGAAGGCCAACCTGATTGACGCCATCCGGGGCATTGTCAACGATAAGCGGGACTATGCAGACCGCAGGCTGCTGCAGGAGATGTGCGGGGAGGAGCCTTACGGTGTCAGCCGCTTTGGCGAGGAAAAGGACGTGGAGCGCATCACCCCGGCAAAGCTGAACGAAAGCTACCGCAGATTGATCGCCTCCAGCCGCCTGGAGCTCTTTTATATCGGCAGCGCCTCGCTGGAGCGGGTGCGTCTTGCACTGGAGGAGGCATTTTCCACACTGCCCCGGGAAGAGGTGGGGGAGCCGGCGGTGACCACCACCCGGCCCGCCCCGGAGGAGCCCCGCTACGTGGCGGAGGAGATGGATGTGACCCAGGGGAAGCTCTCCATGGGCTTTCGCTGCGGCAGCGACGATACGCCCGCCATGCTGCTGGCCAACGCCCTCTTTGGCGGCACCAGCAACTCCAAGCTCTTTCTCAACGTGCGGGAGAAACTGTCGCTGTGCTACTTTGCAACCTCTCAGTATCACAGGAAGAAGAACCTGGTCACTGTGTCCTCCGGAATTGAGACGAAAAACTATCAAAAGGCCTATGACGAGATCATGGCCCAGCTGAAGGCGGTGCAGCAGGGGCGGCTGGAGGATTGGGAACTGGAAGGGGCCAGAAGCACCATGACCAACGCCTTCCGCACCATGGAGGACTCCCAGGGCCGGCTGGAGGACTTCTATCTGGGACAGGCCGCCACCGGTCAGAGCGAGACGCCGGAGGACATGATCGCGGAGCTTGACGGCGTGACGCTGGAGCGGATCCTGGCCGCTGCCGCCCAAATCCGTCTGGACACGGTGTATTTCCTGAAGGGAAAGGAGCAAACGGCGTGA